One Patescibacteria group bacterium DNA window includes the following coding sequences:
- a CDS encoding GTP-binding protein, with product MAEAKKFERTKPHVNVGTIGHVDHGKTTLTAAILQVLRSAGKVAQDKKIDDLDKAPESKSRGITIATAHTEYESDKRHYAHVDCPGHADYIKNMITGAAQMDGAIL from the coding sequence ATGGCAGAGGCAAAGAAGTTTGAGCGCACGAAGCCCCATGTCAACGTCGGCACCATCGGCCACGTCGACCACGGCAAGACGACCCTGACCGCCGCGATCCTGCAGGTCCTGAGGTCCGCCGGCAAAGTCGCGCAGGATAAGAAGATCGACGACCTGGACAAGGCTCCGGAATCCAAGAGCCGCGGTATTACGATCGCGACGGCTCATACCGAGTACGAGTCCGACAAGCGCCACTACGCGCACGTCGACTGCCCTGGCCATGCCGACTACATCAAGAACATGATCACCGGCGCCGCCCAGATGGACGGAGCCATTCT
- the fusA gene encoding elongation factor G produces MPRKYALDLIRNIGVIAHIDAGKTTFSERVLFYTGKKHKIGEVHEGDTTMDWMEQERERGITITSAATTCVWRDHQINLIDTPGHIDFTVEVKRSLRVLDGAVVVFDGVAGVEPQSETNWHYADDYKVPRICFINKLDRMGADFYADLKSIHDRLTKNAYAFFLPIGTEDNFIGIVDVLNRKSFVYKDDLGKDIEVGEVPADKKELVEEHRAKLVEAICENDEKLLSRYLAGEDIPVADLKPVLRKAVIDFRIVPVLCGSALKNKGIQFVLDAVVDYLPSPLDIPPVKATAVDDPEKLIERHADDKQPFTALMFKIAADPFVGKLCFFRVYSGVLKAGSYVLNTTTGERERVGRIVRMHANSREDVDEIMAGDIAAAVGLKNTFTGDTLCDENNPVQLEHITFPTPVISLAVEPKTKADQEKMGIALQKLAEEDPTFRVHTDEETAQTIIEGMGELHLDIIVDRMKREFKVECNVGKPQVAYRETITREAEAEGKYIKQSGGRGQYGHCWIRVAPKLRGEGFEFVDDVKGGAIPREFIPAIQKGIKESLDRGLQAGYQVVDVVATVYDGTYHDVDSNEVAFKLAGSFAFQDACAKAGPIILEPIMKIQIIVPENYMGDVIGDVSSKRGHIKEMRDRTNIKVIDALVPLSEMSGYATQLRSMTQGRGSYSMEFSSYEPVPNNVAETIKASRAKK; encoded by the coding sequence ATGCCTAGAAAATACGCATTGGATCTCATCCGCAACATCGGCGTCATCGCCCACATCGATGCCGGCAAGACCACGTTCTCCGAACGCGTGCTCTTCTATACCGGCAAGAAGCACAAGATCGGCGAAGTGCATGAGGGCGACACGACCATGGACTGGATGGAGCAGGAGCGCGAGCGCGGCATCACCATCACTTCCGCCGCCACCACCTGCGTCTGGCGCGATCATCAGATCAACCTGATCGACACTCCCGGGCACATCGACTTCACGGTCGAGGTCAAACGCTCCCTGCGCGTTCTCGACGGCGCGGTCGTCGTCTTTGACGGCGTCGCCGGCGTCGAGCCGCAGTCCGAGACCAACTGGCACTACGCGGACGACTACAAAGTGCCGCGCATCTGCTTCATCAACAAACTCGACCGCATGGGCGCGGATTTTTACGCCGACCTCAAATCCATCCATGACCGGCTGACCAAGAATGCCTACGCGTTTTTCCTGCCGATCGGCACCGAGGATAATTTCATCGGCATCGTCGACGTGCTGAATCGCAAGTCTTTCGTCTACAAGGACGACCTTGGCAAGGACATCGAGGTCGGGGAGGTTCCGGCCGACAAGAAAGAACTGGTCGAGGAGCACCGGGCCAAGCTCGTCGAGGCCATCTGCGAGAACGATGAGAAGCTGCTGTCGCGCTACCTCGCCGGGGAGGATATTCCCGTGGCGGATCTGAAGCCGGTCCTGCGCAAGGCCGTCATTGATTTCCGGATCGTGCCGGTTCTCTGCGGCAGCGCGCTCAAGAACAAGGGCATTCAGTTCGTGCTCGACGCCGTCGTCGATTATCTGCCGTCGCCTCTGGATATTCCGCCGGTCAAAGCGACCGCGGTCGATGATCCTGAGAAACTGATCGAGCGCCACGCTGACGACAAACAGCCTTTCACGGCGCTGATGTTCAAGATCGCGGCTGATCCGTTCGTCGGCAAACTGTGCTTCTTCCGGGTCTATTCCGGCGTGCTCAAGGCCGGCTCTTACGTCCTGAACACCACGACCGGCGAGCGCGAGCGCGTCGGGCGCATCGTCCGGATGCACGCCAATTCCCGCGAGGATGTCGATGAGATCATGGCCGGCGACATCGCCGCCGCCGTGGGCCTGAAGAACACCTTCACCGGCGACACGCTGTGCGACGAGAACAATCCCGTCCAGCTCGAGCACATCACTTTCCCGACCCCGGTCATCTCGCTCGCCGTCGAGCCGAAGACCAAGGCTGACCAGGAGAAGATGGGCATCGCGCTCCAGAAGCTGGCTGAAGAGGATCCGACCTTCCGCGTCCACACCGACGAGGAGACCGCGCAGACCATCATCGAAGGCATGGGCGAACTGCATCTCGACATCATCGTCGACCGCATGAAGCGCGAATTCAAAGTGGAGTGCAACGTCGGCAAGCCGCAGGTCGCGTATCGCGAGACCATCACCCGCGAGGCCGAAGCCGAAGGCAAGTACATCAAGCAATCCGGCGGCCGCGGCCAGTACGGCCACTGCTGGATCCGCGTGGCGCCGAAGCTCCGCGGCGAGGGCTTCGAGTTCGTTGACGATGTCAAGGGTGGCGCCATCCCGCGCGAATTCATTCCGGCCATTCAGAAGGGTATTAAGGAATCCCTTGATCGCGGCCTCCAGGCCGGTTACCAGGTCGTTGACGTGGTCGCGACCGTCTACGACGGCACCTACCACGATGTCGATTCGAACGAGGTCGCGTTCAAACTCGCCGGCTCGTTCGCTTTCCAGGATGCCTGCGCCAAAGCCGGTCCGATCATCCTGGAGCCGATCATGAAGATCCAGATCATCGTCCCGGAGAATTACATGGGCGATGTCATCGGCGATGTCAGTTCCAAGCGCGGCCACATCAAGGAGATGCGCGATCGCACCAATATCAAGGTCATCGACGCCTTGGTCCCGCTCTCCGAAATGTCCGGTTACGCCACTCAGCTCCGTTCCATGACCCAGGGCCGCGGCTCCTACTCCATGGAGTTCTCGAGCTACGAACCGGTCCCGAACAACGTCGCGGAGACGATCAAGGCCAGCCGCGCGAAGAAATAA
- the rpsG gene encoding 30S ribosomal protein S7: protein MRGKQAPKRVILPDGKYGNLTVAKLINYVMEDGKKSTAQQIVYGAFEIVKTKAGADPLETFDKAFKNLQPAVEVKSKRVGGANYQVPIPVRGERRLALAFRWLIDAARSKKGRPMHQKLADEIVAAANNEGDAIKKKMDVHRMAEANRAFAHFAR from the coding sequence ATGCGTGGTAAACAAGCACCGAAGCGGGTCATCCTGCCGGACGGAAAATACGGCAACCTGACCGTCGCCAAACTCATCAATTACGTGATGGAGGATGGCAAGAAATCGACCGCCCAGCAGATCGTCTACGGCGCGTTCGAGATCGTGAAGACTAAGGCTGGCGCCGATCCGCTCGAGACTTTCGACAAGGCTTTCAAGAATCTGCAGCCGGCCGTCGAGGTGAAATCGAAGCGCGTGGGCGGCGCCAACTACCAGGTGCCGATCCCGGTCCGCGGCGAGCGCCGCCTGGCCCTGGCTTTCCGCTGGCTCATCGACGCCGCGCGGAGCAAGAAAGGCCGCCCGATGCACCAGAAGCTGGCCGATGAGATCGTCGCTGCCGCCAACAACGAGGGTGATGCCATCAAGAAGAAGATGGATGTCCACCGCATGGCCGAGGCCAATCGCGCCTTCGCCCATTTCGCCAGATAA